Proteins from a genomic interval of Gossypium hirsutum isolate 1008001.06 chromosome A09, Gossypium_hirsutum_v2.1, whole genome shotgun sequence:
- the LOC107889092 gene encoding eukaryotic initiation factor 4A-8 → MAGLAPEGSQFDARQYDQKMSDLLQTDGDDFFTSYDEVYDSFDAMGLQENLLRGIYAYGFEKPSAIQQRGIVPFCKGLDVIQQAQSGTGKTATFCSGILQQLDYGIVQCQALVLAPTRELAQQIEKVMRALGDYLGVKVHACVGGTSVREDQRNLQSGVHVVVGTPGRVFDMLRRQSLRPDYIKMFVLDEADEMLSRGFKDQIYDIFQLLPGKIQVGVFSATMPPEALEITRKFMNKPVRILVKRDELTLEGIKQFYVNVEKEEWKLETLCDLYETLAITQSVIFVNTRRKVDWLTDKMRSRDHTVSATHGDMDQNTRDVIMREFRSGSSRVLITTDLLARGIDVQQVSLVINYDLPTQPENYLHRIGRSGRFGRKGVAINFVTLDDERMLFDIQKFYNVVIEELPSNVADLL, encoded by the exons ATGGCTGGTTTAGCACCTGAAGGATCCCAATTCGATGCTCGTCAATATGATCAGAAAATGAGTGATTT GCTCCAAACAGACGGAGATGATTTTTTCACTTCTTATGATGAAGTTTATGACAGTTTCGATGCAATGGGACTTCAAGAGAACCTTCTGAGGGGCATCTATGCATATG GTTTTGAGAAGCCCTCAGCGATTCAGCAAAGAGGAATTGTTCCATTCTGCAAGGGTCTTGATGTGATACAACAGGCACAGTCTGGGACCGGAAAGACTGCGACTTTTTGCTCTGGAATTTTGCAGCAACTTGATTACGGTATAGTCCAATGCCAGGCTCTGGTTTTGGCACCCACTAGGGAGTTGGCTCAACAGATCGAGAAGGTGATGCGGGCACTTGGTGATTACCTTGGTGTGAAGGTCCACGCTTGTGTTGGTGGGACTAGTGTTCGCGAGGATCAGCGAAATCTTCAAAGTGGTGTTCATGTTGTTGTTGGTACACCTGGTCGTGTCTTCGATATGTTGAGAAGGCAATCACTCCGTCCAGATTATATTAAGATGTTTGTCTTGGATGAGGCTGATGAAATGCTCTCCCGTGGTTTTAAGGATCAG ATCTATGACATCTTCCAGCTTCTTCCGGGCAAGATTCAGGTTGGGGTATTTTCTGCTACAATGCCACCCGAAGCCCTAGAGATCACTCGGAAGTTCATGAACAAACCTGTGAGAATTTTGGTTAAGCGCGACGAACTAACCCTGGAGGGTATCAAGCAGTTTTATGTTAATGTTGAAAAGGAAGAGTGGAAGCTGGAAACACTTTGCGATCTCTATGAAACACTGGCCATTACCCAAAGTGTCATTTTCGTGAACACAAGGCGCAAGGTTGACTGGCTAACTGACAAGATGCGAAGTCGAGACCACACAGTTTCTGCCACCCATGGAGACATGGACCAGAATACGCGTGATGTCATCATGCGGGAATTCCGTTCTGGTTCTTCCCGTGTTCTCATCACTACCGATCTCTTAGCCCGTGGTATTGATGTGCAGCAAGTCTCCCTTGTCATAAACTACGATCTGCCTACTCAACCAGAAAACTACCTCCACCGAATCGGAAGAAGTGGTAGGTTTGGGAGAAAAGGTGTTGCCATAAACTTTGTGACTCTAGATGATGAAAGAATGCTGTTTGATATCCAGAAGTTCTACAATGTTGTCATCGAGGAGCTGCCATCGAATGTCGCGGATCTCCTTTGA